In Piliocolobus tephrosceles isolate RC106 chromosome 4, ASM277652v3, whole genome shotgun sequence, the following are encoded in one genomic region:
- the LOC113224860 gene encoding transcriptional activator protein Pur-alpha has protein sequence MADRDSGSEQGGAALGSGGSLGHPGSGSGSGGGGGGGGGGGGSGGGGGGAPGGLQHETQELASKRVDIQNKRFYLDVKQNAKGRFLKIAEVGAGGNKSRLTLSMSVAVEFRDYLGDFIEHYAQLGPSQPPDLAQAQDEPRRALKSEFLVRENRKYYMDLKENQRGRFLRIRQTVNRGPGLGSTQGQTIALPAQGLIEFRDALAKLIDDYGVEEEPAELPEGTSLTVDNKRFFFDVGSNKYGVFMRVSEVKPTYRNSITVPYKVWAKFGHTFCKYSEEMKKIQEKQREKRAACEQLHQQQQQQQEETAAATLLLQGEEEGEED, from the coding sequence ATGGCGGACCGAGACAGCGGCAGCGAGCAGGGTGGTGCGGCGCTGGGCTCGGGCGGCTCCCTGGGGCACCCTGGCTCGGGCTCAGGCTCCGGCGGGGGCGGTGGTggcggcgggggcggcggcggcagtggcggcggcggcggcggggcccCAGGGGGGCTGCAGCACGAGACGCAGGAGCTGGCCTCCAAGCGGGTGGACATCCAGAACAAGCGCTTCTACCTGGACGTGAAGCAGAACGCCAAGGGCCGCTTCCTGAAGATCGCCGAGGTGGGCGCGGGCGGCAACAAGAGCCGCCTCACTCTCTCCATGTCAGTGGCCGTGGAGTTCCGCGACTACCTGGGCGACTTCATCGAGCACTACGCGCAGCTGGGCCCTAGCCAGCCGCCGGACCTGGCCCAGGCGCAGGACGAGCCGCGCCGGGCGCTCAAGAGCGAGTTCCTGGTGCGCGAGAACCGCAAGTACTACATGGATCTCAAGGAGAACCAGCGCGGCCGCTTCCTGCGCATCCGCCAGACGGTCAACCGGGGGCCTGGCCTGGGCTCCACGCAGGGCCAGACCATTGCGCTGCCCGCGCAGGGGCTCATCGAGTTCCGTGACGCTCTGGCCAAGCTCATCGACGACTACGGAGTGGAGGAGGAGCCGGCCGAGCTGCCCGAGGGCACCTCCTTGACTGTGGACAACAAGCGCTTCTTCTTCGATGTGGGCTCCAACAAGTACGGCGTGTTTATGCGAGTGAGCGAGGTGAAGCCCACCTACCGCAACTCCATCACCGTGCCCTACAAGGTGTGGGCCAAGTTCGGACACACCTTCTGCAAGTACTCGGAGGAGATGAAGAAGATTCaagagaagcagagggagaagCGGGCTGCCTGTGAGCAGCTCcaccagcagcaacagcagcagcaggaggagacCGCCGCTGCCACCCTGCTACTGCAGGgtgaggaagaaggggaagaagattGA